The DNA window TTCCTTGTTTTCGTTTAGCTCATGCTAGTACGTCTCACATAAAAAATATCTAGTTGGAACATAACATAATCATTGGAAAAAATGGATATTAAGGAAGCAGAGCGTGTAGTTATAGCTAAACCAGTTGCTTCAAGGCCTACATGTTCCACCTTTAGGTCCTTCACAGAGCTTCTTGCAGGAGCTATTGATGCCTCTCCCTCTAATGTATCTTCTGAAACTGCTGTTCCTGCCATCAGACCAAAGACCGTGAGGTTCAAGCCATTGGTGAATCATGCTGTCGATGGATTAGTTTCTTCCCAGGTGATCTTAATTCTACTAAAAATGATTGTTTCTTTTGAAAAGTTCTTTAGCTCTGACTGTATGTGTGAAAACATTTCAGGTGGATATCTCTGGTGCAGCACATAGACATTCATCGGGGAAGGTTTCGAAACCAGATAGCAGATCAACTGTGGTATATAAACCATTGGCGAAAGTTGTTTCAAGGGCAACCGTTTCTGTCTTGGCAAATATGGTCAGTAGCTAGATATTGTGTGTTTGCAATTTAATCGAACATATCTTTTTCTAGTTACATGTATGTGTTTCCTCAGTACTATCTTTGGAATACTGAATAAACGTGTAAAGACATGGGCTTCCGAAAATGTGGTGAAACTTTTGAACTCGAATTTTGAAACTAAAATTCCTTTTTGTTCATTCTTACCAGGGAAACTTCAATACCTGCCACCAATCTACACGATCATCAGTTAATGCGGATGTTCTACGTCCAAATCAAGATAAAAGCTTTAGATCTCAAAGTGTAATTCTGCGCCATAATAATCCATCATGTGCCGAGACAAATCAGACAACAGAGCCTCCGAAAATAGCCTCACAAAACATGGAAGAGGATCCAAAAATTGTACCATCCACAGCCAATACTGATAGGCCTTCTTATGATGGGTATAATTGGAGAAAATATGGACAGAAGCAAGTCAAGGGAAGCGAGTACCCCCGAAGTTACTATAAATGCACGCATCCAAATTGTCCTGTGAAAAAGAAGGTAGAACGATCTCTGGATGGACAGATTGCTGAGATTGTCTACAAGGGTGAACACAACCATTCGAAGCCTCAACCTCCAAAGCGTGGCTCATCAGGAACGCAAGGGTTAGGTGTAGCCTCTGATGGAACTGGTCAAGATACCAACAACAGGTTATGTAATAGTCATCATAATGAAAGAAATGATGGTTCGGAAGTTAGATTAGAAGATCAGAATGAAGTTGGACTGCCGGTGcatttttaccaaagcaaagcTCTACTACCTTATGATCCCCTAGCAAGTGGAGGAATAAATGGTGGTGGTGCAACTCCTGATAATTCTTGTGGTCTTAGTGGAGAATGCGAGGAAGGAAGCAAGGGGCTTGAAGCAGAGGATTGTGAGCCTAGAAGTAAAAGAAGGTAAGATGTATCATTAAACGAAAATCAGAATCCTATAATTTGGATTAGCTATTCAAGCTTTAGTTTGAAAACGTGGTGCACTTTACTACAACAACAAAGTCCTATCCCACAAAATggggtcggctgtatgaatcctagaacgccactgCGCTTGGTTTTGTGCCAAGTCTTCTCTTAGATCTAAGTActccaagtcttttcttagagtctcttttcAAGTCTTCGTAGGTTTTCCTCTACACTTTTGGCCCTGCCTTAGTTTCGTAATCGCATCTTTTAACCGGAATGTCTGTAGGTCTTCATTTCACATCCAAACCACcttaactgattttctctcatcttatcttcaatatCAGCTACTCCatctttacctcggatatcctcgttcctaatcttatcctttctcgtgtgcccacacatccaacgaagcattctcatctccactacattcattttgtgtacatgttgatgcttgaCCGTCCAACATTCCATGCCATAAAACATTGCTGGCCTTAttaccgtcctataaaattttcccttaagctttagTCGCATACAATGGGCACACAACACAcccgatgcactcttccacttcatccatccagtttgtattctatggtttaGGTCTTCATCCAATTCTcagttcttttgcaagatagatctaaGATAGCGAAACCGTTTGTATCCATTTTCTTGCCTCTTCCCTTCTCCGTGGTTGACCTTGACCGTTTGGATCAAAATGCGATCAAATTATCTTGATTCTTGATGAGCATTTCTATCATAATACTCTCTGTTCAAGGTTAATGTTATTGACTATGTTTAACTAtgattttctttcagaaaaagtGAGAATCAATCCAATGAAGCAGGGATATCAGGGGAAGGTGTCCAAGATCCCCGTGTTGTGGTGCAAAGTTCAGTTGAATCTGATATGACGGGTGATGGCTTCCGCTGGAGGAAGTACGGGCAGAAGGTTGTTAAGGGGAATCCATATCCCAGGTTAGAAAGAATGAAaaactcttcttctttctttttttagtaAATGTATCCGCACCTCTTAGAGCAATTGGCTAATATTCCTCTTGCATTCGCGCTCACCTGTCTCATATGTCTACCTCAAGCTCTTGGtctagtgattttttttttcgtgttGTCGGATGTGGTTTCAAATCTGAATCCCCCATTTttgttgattaaaaaaaataggtaGCGAATTATCCTGGTATTATGAACTCAAGACATTACTTTTTAGAATGAGGTCCTAATCAAATATATAACCAACCTCTATGGATTGTGTTAAGATTCAGTTGATTACTTTGTTCATCAACTGCTGTTTGCATTCATGACATCTGCAATGGGACACAAGGTTCTTTGTGGCTAGGTGGTGCTTACTCCATAACTTTTTCGATCTTGCAGAAGTTACTACAGATGTACCAGTCTCAAATGCAATGTGCGTAAGCATGTCGAAAGAGTCTCGGATGATCCcaaagctttcatcacaacGTACGAGGGAAAGCACAACCACGACATGCCACTGAGGAACGCGAACACAGGAGCATCCGAAAAGGATACAATCAAAGAAAAGCCATAAATGAGTGATAACATCGAACTCAAACTTCGGCATCAAACTGTTTCAACCTCATGTTTTGTCTGACAGAAATGTCAGACGGGCTCGGAGAAAAAATCAGACACCGAAAATAATTTGCTGCAGTGATTCTGATTCCCACCTTGGATGGTCTGCTCTGCAATGCTAATAATTTCACTTGGGAATCTCTTTGATGGCTGCTTGATGGATTTGGAGACATAaaatggtgaaaatatttttgctaATTTTCCCTCCTGTTGCTGCTTCCTTCAATTAGCACATCAGagtattacatttttttttcttttctattaatTGTAATCCACTGGGAAATTTCACATAACAAAACTTTGTTAGAAATGTTAATGGCAGTGATTAGGTTGATGACTTGATAATACTCCTCCCAATA is part of the Malus domestica chromosome 12, GDT2T_hap1 genome and encodes:
- the LOC103450153 gene encoding WRKY transcription factor 44, giving the protein MDIKEAERVVIAKPVASRPTCSTFRSFTELLAGAIDASPSNVSSETAVPAIRPKTVRFKPLVNHAVDGLVSSQVDISGAAHRHSSGKVSKPDSRSTVVYKPLAKVVSRATVSVLANMGNFNTCHQSTRSSVNADVLRPNQDKSFRSQSVILRHNNPSCAETNQTTEPPKIASQNMEEDPKIVPSTANTDRPSYDGYNWRKYGQKQVKGSEYPRSYYKCTHPNCPVKKKVERSLDGQIAEIVYKGEHNHSKPQPPKRGSSGTQGLGVASDGTGQDTNNRLCNSHHNERNDGSEVRLEDQNEVGLPVHFYQSKALLPYDPLASGGINGGGATPDNSCGLSGECEEGSKGLEAEDCEPRSKRRKSENQSNEAGISGEGVQDPRVVVQSSVESDMTGDGFRWRKYGQKVVKGNPYPRSYYRCTSLKCNVRKHVERVSDDPKAFITTYEGKHNHDMPLRNANTGASEKDTIKEKP